From the genome of Limisalsivibrio acetivorans, one region includes:
- a CDS encoding chemotaxis protein CheV has product MALDHGILLETGTNEFEIVEFIVRAEKDHHFGINVAKVREVIRFPEIVKVPDAHPSVIGTANIRQKLVPIIDLGNWLEMKYEDDYEQKKIIVTYFNHQYNGFMVDEVVRIHRITWADIKDYSSMTDFSLVETVLGVVDIGGNLIQLLDFEKIVAELNPETALKEMEIDYSRFEDRAEKTVYLAEDSQVIRRFLHSNLENAGYQVKSFENGKLLLNEFNTKVPDIVITDLEMPVADGAYVVRTLRENAQLIDLPILVFSSLASEENERKVMAIGANMFVGKPDTDILIGSIDRYLL; this is encoded by the coding sequence ATGGCACTCGATCACGGCATCCTGCTTGAAACAGGTACAAACGAATTTGAGATAGTTGAATTTATCGTGCGTGCCGAGAAGGATCACCACTTCGGCATAAACGTTGCCAAAGTGCGGGAAGTTATCCGTTTTCCGGAGATAGTCAAGGTTCCGGACGCTCACCCGTCGGTGATAGGAACCGCAAATATCCGGCAAAAGCTCGTACCCATTATCGATCTCGGTAACTGGCTTGAGATGAAATACGAGGATGACTACGAACAGAAAAAGATAATCGTCACCTACTTCAACCATCAATACAACGGCTTTATGGTTGATGAGGTTGTCCGTATTCACAGAATCACCTGGGCGGATATTAAAGATTACTCATCTATGACCGATTTCAGTCTGGTAGAGACTGTGCTCGGCGTTGTTGATATCGGCGGCAATCTCATTCAGCTGCTGGACTTTGAAAAGATCGTTGCGGAGCTTAACCCTGAAACAGCACTTAAGGAAATGGAGATAGACTATTCCCGCTTTGAAGACAGGGCGGAGAAAACGGTTTACCTCGCAGAGGATTCTCAGGTTATCAGACGCTTTCTGCACTCCAACCTTGAGAACGCAGGCTATCAGGTTAAATCCTTCGAAAACGGCAAGCTGCTCCTGAATGAGTTTAACACCAAGGTCCCCGATATCGTAATAACAGACCTGGAAATGCCCGTTGCGGACGGAGCATATGTTGTGCGGACCCTGCGTGAGAATGCACAGCTGATAGACCTCCCGATCCTTGTCTTCTCCTCACTCGCAAGCGAGGAGAACGAGAGAAAGGTTATGGCCATCGGTGCTAACATGTTCGTGGGCAAGCCGGACACAGACATACTAATCGGTAGTATAGACAGATATCTGCTTTAA
- the ybgF gene encoding tol-pal system protein YbgF — MKKIAIFSMLTVFLFGCTNDNEVIKQSLNNIKDEMVNMQSEMAEMKITVEEVNSKTQANTENINANSNALAEIRSETNYLSNEIALMKEAAKEREAMMEKQESETMDMGEQNAEDEIIIIEDNFTDKSSLYSYAYELYKNGQYAESTAKFNEFLAKYPSDELSDNAVYWLGEIQYALKDYEAAISNFQRLASEYPQGNKVPDGLVKMGYSYGNIGQMDKARETMKRVVNQYPGTRAYNLARKKLEAWGVSVE; from the coding sequence ATGAAGAAGATTGCAATCTTTTCCATGCTTACAGTTTTTCTTTTTGGATGTACAAACGACAACGAAGTTATCAAACAGAGCCTCAACAACATCAAGGACGAAATGGTCAACATGCAGTCCGAAATGGCGGAGATGAAGATCACCGTTGAGGAGGTTAACTCTAAAACCCAGGCCAATACCGAGAATATCAACGCAAACTCTAACGCCCTTGCGGAGATCCGCTCCGAAACCAACTACCTCAGCAATGAGATCGCCCTTATGAAAGAGGCGGCCAAAGAGCGTGAGGCTATGATGGAAAAGCAGGAAAGCGAAACCATGGATATGGGTGAGCAGAACGCAGAGGATGAGATAATCATCATAGAGGACAACTTCACCGACAAGTCAAGCCTCTACAGCTACGCATACGAGCTCTACAAGAATGGACAATACGCCGAGAGTACAGCAAAATTCAACGAGTTCCTCGCCAAGTATCCCTCCGATGAACTCTCCGACAACGCTGTATACTGGCTTGGTGAGATACAGTACGCCCTTAAGGACTACGAGGCGGCCATCAGCAACTTCCAGAGGCTCGCTTCTGAGTACCCCCAGGGTAATAAGGTACCCGACGGTCTTGTGAAGATGGGATACTCCTACGGCAACATCGGTCAGATGGATAAAGCCAGGGAGACTATGAAAAGAGTAGTAAACCAGTATCCCGGAACCAGGGCATATAACCTTGCCCGCAAGAAGCTTGAAGCTTGGGGAGTTTCTGTTGAATAA
- a CDS encoding LysM peptidoglycan-binding domain-containing protein produces the protein MNKKLLCVLCAGGLLAASAAAAETVHKVKKGDTLWDISRHYYGDNFQWPMIWKDNVIINDPDLIYPGQQFNVPGFLDDAETIRKDDSGLIRISAPENRKPMDTDPLESEKLINANARNSMETIFLNDIEVVRDNEPSANILNVEGEKSFATTRDRITINQGSGEGLNLGDTVVLYQKLSTLEKERAVYRIVGYAEVSEVRAETSDAIIYKSFNSIQKGYFAEKGNRPDLRSPKVFRKADTDIDGEIVYIPDSHRNTAQGYRVIVNVGSVERAKQGDKVSIYRETEENGRTRKDYIGEGQLILVGEEYSTAIIVTSLVEIHKGDSVNLTDIAVY, from the coding sequence TTGAATAAGAAACTTTTATGTGTTCTCTGCGCCGGAGGGCTGCTTGCCGCATCTGCGGCGGCGGCCGAGACGGTGCACAAGGTCAAGAAGGGGGATACCCTTTGGGATATCTCCAGACATTACTACGGAGACAACTTCCAGTGGCCCATGATCTGGAAGGATAATGTCATCATTAACGATCCGGACCTTATCTACCCCGGGCAGCAGTTCAATGTTCCGGGCTTTTTAGACGATGCAGAAACCATCCGCAAGGATGATTCAGGCCTTATCAGAATCAGCGCTCCCGAAAACCGCAAACCCATGGATACCGACCCCCTCGAATCGGAAAAGCTTATCAATGCAAATGCACGGAACTCCATGGAAACCATATTCCTCAACGATATCGAGGTCGTCAGGGATAACGAACCTTCGGCAAACATCCTAAACGTTGAAGGGGAGAAGAGCTTTGCCACGACAAGGGATCGCATAACCATAAATCAAGGCTCCGGTGAAGGGCTCAATCTGGGCGATACTGTTGTACTCTACCAGAAACTCAGCACCCTTGAAAAAGAAAGAGCAGTATATCGGATAGTAGGATACGCAGAGGTTAGCGAGGTAAGGGCTGAAACCAGCGATGCAATTATCTACAAATCCTTCAACTCAATCCAGAAAGGATACTTTGCAGAGAAAGGTAACCGTCCCGACCTCCGATCTCCCAAGGTTTTCCGCAAGGCTGACACAGATATCGATGGAGAGATCGTATACATACCCGACAGCCACCGCAACACAGCCCAGGGCTACAGAGTCATTGTAAATGTGGGAAGCGTTGAGCGTGCAAAGCAGGGTGACAAGGTTTCCATATACAGAGAAACCGAAGAAAACGGTCGCACAAGAAAGGATTATATCGGCGAAGGCCAGCTTATTCTTGTGGGCGAGGAATACTCCACAGCGATAATCGTCACAAGCCTTGTTGAGATACATAAAGGGGACAGCGTAAACCTTACGGATATAGCTGTTTACTGA
- a CDS encoding branched-chain amino acid ABC transporter substrate-binding protein yields MRKLLSFLLVAVAAVFIMTACSQQSEEPAQEETTQETTQEETQEAEASTEPIKIGVAGPHSGDLASYGIPTANAVKLYVDEINSNGGVNGRQIELVVEDDVCKPEVAANTAAKLVSEEVVAVVGHICSGATKAALGMYKDAQIPVMSPSATNPALTKSGDYPNFFRTIAPDDSQARLQVDFALDKLGLKKLAVIHDKGDYGKGLAEFAKSFIEQAEGAEVVLYEGVTPGAVDYSAVVQKVKQSEADGVIFGGYHPEASKIVTVMKKKKLEIPFISDDGVKDETFIKVAGDFAEGVYATGPKDVESNPLSQKAINAHVEKYGEKPGAFYLNGYSAIIAFINAIDVADSTEYDAIVNALTTEYVETPVGNISFDKKGDAIGVGFSVYQVQNGEYVELQ; encoded by the coding sequence ATGAGAAAACTTCTGTCTTTTCTGCTCGTTGCAGTTGCGGCTGTTTTTATAATGACAGCATGCAGCCAGCAGTCCGAAGAACCCGCACAGGAAGAAACCACACAGGAAACAACTCAGGAAGAAACACAGGAAGCCGAAGCCAGCACAGAGCCTATTAAGATAGGTGTTGCAGGACCCCATTCAGGTGACCTCGCTTCCTACGGAATCCCCACAGCTAATGCTGTTAAGCTCTACGTCGATGAGATCAACAGCAACGGCGGTGTGAACGGAAGACAAATCGAACTCGTCGTTGAAGACGATGTCTGCAAGCCCGAGGTTGCTGCCAACACAGCCGCCAAGCTTGTATCCGAAGAGGTTGTTGCTGTAGTAGGACACATCTGCTCCGGTGCTACAAAGGCTGCACTCGGCATGTACAAGGACGCTCAGATCCCTGTTATGTCCCCCTCTGCAACAAATCCCGCTCTCACTAAAAGCGGCGACTATCCTAACTTCTTCCGTACAATCGCACCCGATGATTCACAGGCAAGGCTCCAGGTTGACTTCGCCCTCGACAAGCTCGGTCTTAAAAAGCTCGCCGTTATCCACGACAAGGGTGACTACGGTAAAGGTCTTGCAGAATTCGCAAAGAGCTTCATTGAGCAGGCAGAAGGTGCTGAGGTTGTTCTCTATGAAGGTGTAACCCCCGGTGCTGTGGACTACTCCGCAGTTGTTCAAAAGGTTAAGCAGTCCGAAGCGGACGGCGTTATCTTTGGTGGATATCACCCCGAGGCCTCCAAGATCGTTACCGTTATGAAGAAGAAGAAGCTTGAGATCCCCTTCATCTCCGATGACGGTGTTAAGGACGAAACCTTCATCAAGGTTGCAGGCGATTTCGCAGAAGGCGTTTACGCCACAGGCCCCAAGGATGTTGAGTCCAACCCCCTTTCCCAGAAAGCTATCAACGCACACGTTGAGAAATACGGCGAAAAGCCCGGTGCTTTCTATCTTAACGGTTACTCTGCCATCATCGCTTTCATCAACGCCATCGATGTTGCAGACTCCACAGAGTATGACGCTATCGTAAACGCACTCACCACCGAGTACGTTGAAACTCCCGTGGGCAACATCTCCTTCGACAAGAAGGGTGATGCCATCGGCGTGGGCTTCTCTGTTTACCAAGTGCAGAACGGTGAATACGTAGAGCTCCAGTAA
- a CDS encoding branched-chain amino acid ABC transporter permease, with amino-acid sequence MEYFIELFLGGLTRGSIYALIALGYTMVYGIIQLINFAHGEIYMIGAFTALIVASVLTILGLNGIAILILAGIIAVIYSAAYGFTMEKIAYRPLRSAPRLSPLISAIGMSIFLQNYVLLAQTSDFLPFPALIPEFGFMEPVSHIVSSAELVIILTTASVMVLLTLFIKYTRMGKAMRATSQDKKMARLIGIDVDKVISLTFIIGSSLAALGGVLIASHIGQINFYIGFIAGIKAFTAAVLGGIGSIPGAVLGALILGWTESFATGYVSSDYEDVFAFSLLVFILIFRPAGILGKSETQKV; translated from the coding sequence ATGGAATATTTTATCGAGCTATTCTTGGGGGGCCTCACAAGGGGAAGCATCTACGCCCTTATCGCCCTCGGATACACAATGGTGTACGGCATCATTCAGCTTATCAACTTCGCCCACGGCGAGATATACATGATAGGCGCTTTCACGGCACTCATCGTAGCCAGCGTGCTCACAATACTGGGGCTTAACGGAATCGCCATCCTTATCCTTGCGGGCATTATCGCTGTAATATACTCCGCCGCATACGGATTCACGATGGAAAAGATCGCATACAGACCCCTGAGAAGCGCACCAAGGCTTTCACCCCTTATAAGTGCCATCGGTATGTCTATCTTCCTCCAGAACTACGTACTTCTCGCACAGACATCCGACTTTCTCCCATTCCCTGCACTCATCCCCGAGTTCGGGTTTATGGAGCCGGTATCGCATATAGTCAGCTCTGCAGAGCTTGTGATAATCCTCACAACGGCCTCCGTAATGGTTCTGCTTACGCTGTTTATCAAATACACCAGAATGGGCAAAGCGATGAGAGCGACATCTCAGGATAAGAAGATGGCAAGGCTCATCGGTATCGATGTGGACAAGGTTATCTCTCTCACCTTCATCATCGGTTCCTCACTCGCCGCCCTCGGCGGTGTTCTCATCGCTTCGCACATTGGACAGATAAACTTCTACATCGGATTCATCGCCGGAATTAAAGCCTTCACAGCGGCAGTTCTCGGCGGTATCGGGAGTATCCCCGGTGCGGTTCTGGGTGCTCTCATCCTCGGATGGACCGAAAGCTTCGCCACAGGATACGTTTCCAGTGACTACGAAGATGTTTTCGCATTCTCTCTGCTGGTCTTCATCCTGATATTCAGACCCGCCGGAATCCTGGGCAAGTCAGAAACTCAGAAGGTGTAA
- a CDS encoding ABC transporter permease subunit gives MNGIFNEIKRSALVAVWFMFLTFPILVIKVNTIENTIIWRWSNLIYVAVGTFFGSWLWRWMEHKKTHTSERNVRERLKMGVQNMLVDNKKILLPIIGLVTAFCIVFPMVFNSYQVSILTTALMYIVLGLGLNIVVGLAGLLDLGYVAFYAVGAYSYALLNMHFGISFWIALPIGAALAMLFGIILGFPVLRLRGDYLAIVTLGFGEIIRLVLENWNDFSQGPSGVAGIPRPQIWGVEMDLGQATIFLYYLVLVLVVVTIFSVNRLQNSRIGRAWLALREDEIACQAMGIDKTKTKLTAFALGATWAGIMGVVFAAKTTFINPASFTFLESAIILSVVVLGGMGSILGVILGALILILLPEYLRAFSEFRMLIFGGSMVLMMVFRPQGLISNVRRKYLFHKENLSEVEIHE, from the coding sequence ATGAATGGCATATTTAACGAAATAAAGCGATCGGCCCTTGTGGCAGTATGGTTTATGTTCCTCACATTCCCCATACTAGTCATCAAGGTAAACACCATCGAAAACACTATCATATGGCGCTGGAGCAACCTTATATACGTAGCCGTGGGCACCTTCTTCGGCTCATGGCTCTGGAGATGGATGGAGCATAAGAAAACCCATACGAGTGAGCGTAACGTTCGTGAACGGCTCAAGATGGGCGTCCAGAACATGCTGGTGGACAACAAGAAAATACTTCTACCTATCATCGGACTGGTAACAGCCTTCTGTATAGTCTTCCCCATGGTCTTCAACTCCTATCAGGTTAGCATCCTTACCACAGCACTTATGTATATAGTTCTCGGCCTCGGCCTCAACATTGTTGTGGGGCTTGCAGGCCTGCTCGACCTCGGCTATGTGGCATTCTACGCCGTGGGCGCATACAGCTACGCACTGCTGAACATGCACTTCGGCATATCATTCTGGATCGCTCTGCCCATCGGAGCGGCCCTTGCGATGCTCTTTGGAATAATCCTCGGTTTCCCCGTTCTCAGACTCAGGGGTGACTATCTCGCCATCGTAACCCTCGGTTTCGGTGAGATCATCCGCCTTGTCCTTGAGAACTGGAACGACTTTTCCCAGGGACCAAGCGGTGTTGCAGGCATTCCGAGACCCCAGATATGGGGTGTGGAGATGGACCTCGGTCAAGCAACGATATTCCTATACTACCTTGTGCTTGTGCTCGTTGTGGTAACCATATTCTCCGTCAACAGACTGCAGAACTCACGAATAGGCCGTGCATGGCTCGCCCTGCGTGAGGATGAGATCGCCTGCCAGGCAATGGGTATCGACAAAACTAAGACAAAGCTCACCGCATTCGCCCTCGGCGCAACATGGGCGGGTATCATGGGCGTTGTATTTGCGGCTAAGACCACCTTTATCAACCCCGCAAGCTTCACATTCCTCGAATCGGCCATTATCCTTTCTGTGGTTGTTCTAGGCGGTATGGGCTCTATCCTCGGGGTTATCCTCGGTGCGCTTATCCTTATCCTTCTCCCCGAGTATCTCAGGGCGTTCTCCGAGTTCCGTATGCTTATATTCGGAGGCTCTATGGTGCTTATGATGGTATTTAGACCCCAAGGTCTTATCAGTAACGTGAGAAGGAAATATCTGTTCCATAAAGAGAATCTTTCGGAGGTTGAGATACATGAGTGA
- a CDS encoding ABC transporter ATP-binding protein, translated as MSDSTASLPVLEVKGLTMDFGGLRAVDHVDLDIYNGEIVALIGPNGAGKTTFFNCITGIYKPTEGDIIVHSKFGEKRVNGLKPNHVTELGLARTFQNIRLFPNMSVLENVMIGRHCRTKAKVMGALLRDKRTRVEETQAAAVSFNILEKVGLSHLENELASNLSYGNQRKLEIARALATEPVLLLLDEPAAGMNPYETEELTELIKKIATEMKISILLIEHDMKLVMKISERIYVMDHGQRIAAGSPNEIKEDPTVIKAYLGEEVDA; from the coding sequence ATGAGTGATTCAACAGCTAGCCTCCCCGTACTAGAGGTTAAGGGTCTTACAATGGATTTCGGCGGTCTTCGTGCCGTTGACCATGTGGATCTTGACATATACAACGGCGAGATCGTCGCCCTAATCGGCCCCAATGGTGCCGGAAAAACAACATTCTTCAACTGTATCACAGGGATCTACAAGCCCACCGAAGGGGATATCATTGTACATTCCAAGTTCGGAGAAAAGCGTGTAAACGGTCTTAAGCCAAACCACGTAACCGAGCTTGGCCTTGCACGAACCTTCCAGAACATCAGGCTTTTCCCCAACATGTCCGTTCTTGAGAACGTGATGATAGGAAGGCACTGCCGAACAAAGGCAAAGGTTATGGGTGCTCTTTTACGAGATAAAAGAACCCGCGTGGAGGAGACCCAGGCGGCGGCTGTGAGCTTTAACATCCTTGAGAAAGTGGGTCTCTCCCATCTGGAAAACGAGCTCGCCAGCAACCTATCCTACGGTAACCAGCGTAAGCTCGAGATCGCAAGAGCCCTTGCAACGGAGCCTGTTCTCCTTCTTCTGGACGAACCTGCGGCGGGAATGAACCCATACGAAACCGAAGAGCTCACCGAGCTCATTAAGAAGATCGCCACGGAGATGAAGATCTCCATACTCCTCATCGAGCATGATATGAAGCTCGTTATGAAGATCTCAGAGAGGATATACGTTATGGATCACGGCCAGCGCATCGCAGCCGGTTCACCCAATGAGATCAAAGAGGACCCCACTGTAATCAAGGCGTATCTTGGCGAGGAAGTCGATGCTTGA
- a CDS encoding ABC transporter ATP-binding protein: MLEVNGISTYYGNIQALHDVSLKVDEGEIITLIGANGAGKTTTLLSISGITQPKHGEILFRGEPVHRAKPERLVKDGLVQVPEGRHIFPYLTVAENLDLGAFLRKDKDRIRKDLEHVYDLFPRLAERRHQQGGTLSGGEQQMLAISRALMARPKLLLLDEPSLGLAPIIVQQIFEIIEKLNKEDGMTIFLVEQNANLALKIAHRGYVMETGRITLEDKAEKLLSNEDVRKAYLGI, encoded by the coding sequence ATGCTTGAAGTTAACGGTATTAGTACATACTACGGAAATATACAGGCACTGCACGATGTCTCTCTCAAGGTTGACGAGGGGGAGATCATCACCCTCATCGGTGCAAACGGTGCCGGAAAAACAACCACCCTGCTCTCCATTAGCGGTATTACACAGCCGAAGCATGGGGAGATACTTTTCAGAGGGGAACCGGTACACAGAGCAAAGCCGGAAAGGCTTGTTAAGGACGGCCTGGTGCAGGTTCCGGAAGGAAGACACATATTCCCCTATCTAACAGTGGCAGAAAACCTTGATCTTGGCGCTTTCCTGCGTAAGGATAAGGATAGGATACGTAAGGACCTTGAGCACGTTTACGACCTATTCCCCCGTCTTGCAGAAAGAAGGCACCAGCAAGGGGGTACGCTAAGCGGAGGCGAACAGCAGATGCTCGCCATCTCAAGGGCCCTTATGGCAAGGCCAAAGCTTCTGCTTCTGGATGAACCGTCTCTCGGTCTCGCACCTATCATTGTTCAGCAGATCTTCGAGATCATCGAAAAGCTGAACAAGGAGGACGGCATGACCATATTCCTCGTGGAGCAGAATGCAAACCTCGCCCTCAAGATAGCCCACAGGGGCTACGTTATGGAAACGGGCAGGATAACCCTCGAGGACAAGGCAGAAAAGCTCCTCTCAAATGAGGATGTGCGTAAGGCATATCTGGGGATTTAA
- a CDS encoding cupin domain-containing protein, which yields MKYFNSIESLPEKRIGEGLYARFLHLDNMTISFWRIEAGTALLKHSHPHEQTTKLLSGEFIMSVGGQEKQLSVDDSVIIPANVEHGGSALSDCMLMDVFTPVREDYKEL from the coding sequence ATGAAGTATTTCAACAGTATCGAATCCCTTCCCGAGAAAAGAATCGGCGAAGGGCTTTATGCTCGCTTTCTTCATCTGGATAACATGACCATCTCCTTCTGGAGGATCGAAGCGGGTACGGCTCTGCTCAAGCACAGCCATCCACACGAACAAACCACCAAGCTCCTCTCCGGCGAGTTTATCATGAGCGTCGGCGGACAGGAGAAACAGCTCAGCGTTGACGACAGTGTTATTATACCTGCAAACGTTGAGCACGGCGGAAGCGCACTCAGCGACTGTATGCTGATGGACGTCTTCACCCCCGTTAGGGAAGACTATAAAGAGCTTTAG
- a CDS encoding C40 family peptidase, protein MKTFIRAVLAALILITLSACTTSVSYRVNVPIEFDGGGSNELDIPIENMKYSVQVGAFSVQGNAVNFADSLERSGIDAYFFLHDSGLYKVRFGNYSSYDAARSHAERLNRQGKIDDFFIVRPEDYAVNEKDTPDRGNIRDKIVRTAHRYIGVPYQWGGTNPNTGFDCSGLTMVVYKYNGLNLPRTSREQYKTGRYVKRNNLRKGDLVFFATGGGNRVSHVGIYIGSNKFIHAPSRGKKVRIESINSYWQRRYVGAKSYL, encoded by the coding sequence ATGAAAACATTTATCAGGGCGGTTCTTGCCGCCCTTATTCTAATCACCCTCTCAGCCTGCACTACCTCTGTGAGCTACCGTGTAAATGTGCCCATAGAGTTCGATGGCGGCGGCTCAAACGAGCTAGATATACCCATAGAAAACATGAAGTACTCCGTTCAGGTGGGGGCGTTCTCCGTTCAGGGAAATGCCGTAAACTTCGCCGATTCACTGGAACGAAGCGGCATCGATGCCTATTTCTTCCTCCACGATTCCGGGCTCTACAAGGTCCGATTTGGAAACTACTCCTCCTATGATGCCGCAAGAAGCCATGCAGAAAGGCTGAACAGACAGGGTAAGATTGACGATTTCTTCATTGTCCGCCCCGAAGATTACGCCGTTAACGAAAAGGATACCCCGGACAGAGGGAATATCCGGGATAAGATCGTCCGCACAGCCCATAGATACATCGGCGTACCGTACCAGTGGGGTGGAACAAACCCGAACACAGGCTTCGACTGCTCCGGCCTCACCATGGTTGTCTATAAATACAACGGCCTCAACCTCCCCAGAACATCAAGGGAACAATACAAAACTGGCCGCTACGTCAAAAGAAACAATCTGCGAAAAGGTGACCTCGTCTTCTTTGCCACCGGCGGCGGAAACAGGGTATCCCACGTCGGGATATATATTGGCTCAAACAAGTTTATCCACGCACCAAGCAGGGGTAAGAAGGTTCGGATAGAATCGATTAACTCCTACTGGCAGAGGAGATATGTGGGGGCAAAAAGCTACCTCTAG